TACGTGAGCCAGGTGCGCGAAGTACGCGATGACAACGCACCGTTCGAAAACCGCGCGCCGGTGGCCGTGGGTTCTCGGGCGCTGCGCCTGCTCACCGCCCAGGATGGCATCAGCGATTACGCCGCCATCGGTGTGGTACGCATCAAGGAAAAACGCGCCGACCGCGCGCTGGTGCTCGATGACAGCTACATCCCACCGGTGCTGGACGTGGCCGCGAGCAAACCGCTCACCGCGTTTCGCAGCGAATTGCTGGGCCTGCTGCACCAGCGTGGCGAGGCCCTGGCCGGCCGCGTGGTGGCCTCGGGCGCCGGCGGCGCCTCGGAGATCGCCGACTTCATGCTGCTGCAACTGGTCAACCGCGCCCAGCCGCTGATCCAGCATTTCAGCCAGTTGAGCCCGCTGCACCCGGAGCGTTTCTTCAGTGAACTGGTGAGCCTGGCCGGGGAGTTTTCCACGTTCTCCACCTCGGGCCGTCGTCCTCAGGAATACCCGCAATACCAGCACGACGATCTGGCCGTCAGCTTCGCCCCGGTAATGGCGGCATTGCGCGAAGCGTTGTCGATGCTGATTGACAGTAAAGCCACGCCAATCCCGATTGTGGAAAAAGCGTATGGCATCCACGTGGCAATGCTGGCCGACAAAACCCTGCTCGACAACGCCAGTTTCATCCTGGTGGTGCGTGCCGATGTACCCGGCGAAACCCTGCGCGCGCGCTTCGGCCAGCAGAGCAAGGTAGGGTCGGTTGAACACATCCGCGACATGGTCAACCTGCAGTTGCCGGGCATCGGTCTGGTGCCGTTGCCGGTGGCGCCGCGCCAATTGCCGTACCACGCAGGCTCGACTTACTACGAGCTGGACCGGGGCAGCGAGCACTGGCAGCAACTGAGCAACTCCGGTGGTTTTGCTTTCCACATCGCCGGGCAGTTCCCGGGCTTGAACCTGGCCTTCTGGGCGATCCGAGGATAATCCGCGATGCATCCCAATGATGACGACCGCACCCAGTTCATGCCGCGCCCGGGGGGCCGTGCGCCGGAACCCGCGCGTGCAGAGCCCGCGCCTTTGTCAGTGCCGGCCGCGCCGATGCTCACCGGCAAGAGCCAGGGCCTCAACCCGCTGGAAAGCGCCGCCGGCCCGTTGCTGGCATTGCTGACGCGGCTGCGCAACACCATCGCCCACCCGGCGCCGGCCAGCCTGCGCGCGCAACTGTTGGCCTACCTGCGCCAGTTCGAAGAGCGTGCCGAGGCCGCCGGCGTGGCGCGCAACGAAGTGCTGCTGGCGCGCTACGCGCTGTGCACCGCTCTGGATGAGGCGGTGTTGAGCACGCCGTGGGGCAGCACCAGCGAGTGGGGCAAGCAGAGCCTGTTGATCACCGTGCATAACGAAGCCTGGGGTGGTGAAAAAGTCTTCCAGCTGCTCGACCATTGTCTGCAAAGCCCACGGGAACGCTTGTACCTGCTGGAGTTGCTGTACCTGTGCATGTGCCTGGGTTTCGAAGGTCGCTACCGCGTGATGAACGACGGCCGCAGCCAGTTGGAAGCCCTGCGCGAACGCACCGCCGCGGCCATTCGCAGTGCCCGTGGCGAGCACGAGCGCGAGCTGTCGCCGCATTGGCGCGGTGTGACCGTGGCGCGAGATCGCCTGGCGCAATTCATGCCGCCGTGGATCGCCGTGGCCATCGGCCTGGCGCTGCTGCTGGCGCTGCTGTTCGTGTTGCGCATGCTGCTGGCGGCGCAGGCCGAACCGGTGTTCAAGAATATCCATGCCCTGGGCGAGATCCCGGTGCAGGCCATCGACCGTCCGGTGGCGCAGCCCAAGGTCATTGAGCGGCCGCGTCTGGCCGGCTTCCTGGCGGAAGACATCAAGGCCGGGCGCGTCGCGGTGGAAGACAAGGTCGACCGCTCCGTGGTGACCATTCGTGGCGACGAGTTGTTCGCGTCCGCCAGCTCCAGCATCGTCGATGACTACCAGCCGTTGATGCTGCGCATTGCCGACGCCGTGCGTAAGGTCAAGGGCCAGGTCCGCGTCACGGGCCACAGCGACAACCGTCCGATTGCCACGCTGCGCTTCCCGTCCAACTGGGCGTTGTCGGAAGCGCGGGCCAAGTCGGTGCTGGAGATTCTTGCCGCCAAGACCGGCCAGGCCGAACGCTTCAGTGCCGAGGGCAGAAGCGACACCGAGCCGCTGGCCACCAACAGCACAGCCGAAGGCCGCGCCCGCAATCGTCGGGTTGAAATCACCGTATTGGCGGAGGGCGTCGAGTGAAGGCGTTTTTCAGTTTCATGATTCGCTGGGTGATCCCGGTGCTGGGCCTGATCGCCCTGAGCCTGATCATCTGGTTTGTCGGGCCGCTGCTCGACGTGCTGGTGCCGGAAGGCCGCCGCTGGGCGTTGATCGTCCTGATGTTCG
The sequence above is drawn from the Pseudomonas quebecensis genome and encodes:
- the tssK gene encoding type VI secretion system baseplate subunit TssK → MSWNNRVVWSEGMFIGTQHFQQHDRYLENLIDARSRPLSAGAWGFSELLIDQGLLAQGKLAIVSARGLLPDGTPFNIPQDDLAPSPLNIDDNLRDGLVYLALPLKRAGVRDTVDEGEALEAARYVSQVREVRDDNAPFENRAPVAVGSRALRLLTAQDGISDYAAIGVVRIKEKRADRALVLDDSYIPPVLDVAASKPLTAFRSELLGLLHQRGEALAGRVVASGAGGASEIADFMLLQLVNRAQPLIQHFSQLSPLHPERFFSELVSLAGEFSTFSTSGRRPQEYPQYQHDDLAVSFAPVMAALREALSMLIDSKATPIPIVEKAYGIHVAMLADKTLLDNASFILVVRADVPGETLRARFGQQSKVGSVEHIRDMVNLQLPGIGLVPLPVAPRQLPYHAGSTYYELDRGSEHWQQLSNSGGFAFHIAGQFPGLNLAFWAIRG
- a CDS encoding DotU family type VI secretion system protein — translated: MHPNDDDRTQFMPRPGGRAPEPARAEPAPLSVPAAPMLTGKSQGLNPLESAAGPLLALLTRLRNTIAHPAPASLRAQLLAYLRQFEERAEAAGVARNEVLLARYALCTALDEAVLSTPWGSTSEWGKQSLLITVHNEAWGGEKVFQLLDHCLQSPRERLYLLELLYLCMCLGFEGRYRVMNDGRSQLEALRERTAAAIRSARGEHERELSPHWRGVTVARDRLAQFMPPWIAVAIGLALLLALLFVLRMLLAAQAEPVFKNIHALGEIPVQAIDRPVAQPKVIERPRLAGFLAEDIKAGRVAVEDKVDRSVVTIRGDELFASASSSIVDDYQPLMLRIADAVRKVKGQVRVTGHSDNRPIATLRFPSNWALSEARAKSVLEILAAKTGQAERFSAEGRSDTEPLATNSTAEGRARNRRVEITVLAEGVE